A part of Myxococcus landrumus genomic DNA contains:
- the gluQRS gene encoding tRNA glutamyl-Q(34) synthetase GluQRS translates to MSDFRGRFAPSPTGRMHLGNIRSALLGWLQARAAQGRFLLRIEDLDRARCKPQYVDDLMRDLRWLGLDWDETPLVQSQRDDVYREALSTLEREGLVYPCFCTRAEIARAASAPHGLSEEGPRYPGTCAHLTREQQAERARTRPPAWRFRARPGEVPFVDALMGPYTQDVEAVVGDFVVRRNDGVASYQLAVVVDDAATHITHVLRGDDLLSSTPRQLQLHEALGSQAPGFLHVPLVMGEDGKRLAKREGAFALAELRERGLEPERVLGLLAAWSGLGDGTPRTLDALVKSFSVEALPRSPVVAREAQLIEALGLR, encoded by the coding sequence ATGAGCGACTTTCGCGGGCGCTTCGCCCCCAGCCCCACCGGGCGCATGCACCTGGGCAACATCCGCAGCGCGCTGCTGGGCTGGCTCCAGGCCCGCGCCGCCCAGGGCCGCTTCCTCCTGCGCATCGAGGACCTGGACCGCGCGCGCTGCAAACCCCAGTACGTGGACGACCTGATGCGCGACCTGCGCTGGCTCGGCCTCGACTGGGATGAGACGCCGCTCGTCCAGAGCCAGCGCGATGACGTCTACCGCGAGGCGCTCTCCACGCTGGAGCGCGAGGGGCTCGTCTATCCGTGCTTCTGCACGCGCGCGGAGATTGCCCGCGCCGCCAGCGCGCCGCATGGACTCTCCGAGGAAGGCCCTCGCTATCCGGGCACCTGCGCGCACCTGACTCGCGAGCAGCAGGCCGAGCGCGCCAGGACGCGTCCCCCGGCCTGGCGCTTCCGCGCGCGCCCCGGTGAAGTCCCCTTCGTCGATGCGCTGATGGGCCCCTACACCCAGGACGTCGAGGCCGTGGTGGGCGACTTCGTGGTGCGCCGCAACGACGGCGTCGCCAGCTACCAGCTCGCCGTCGTCGTGGATGACGCCGCGACCCACATCACCCACGTGCTGCGCGGCGATGACCTGCTCTCCTCCACGCCGCGTCAGCTCCAGCTCCACGAAGCCCTGGGCTCCCAGGCGCCCGGCTTCCTCCATGTCCCCCTGGTGATGGGCGAGGACGGCAAGCGCCTGGCCAAGCGCGAGGGAGCCTTCGCGCTCGCGGAGCTGCGCGAGCGCGGCCTCGAACCCGAGCGTGTGCTGGGCCTGCTCGCCGCATGGAGCGGGCTGGGGGACGGGACGCCTCGGACACTCGATGCGCTGGTGAAGTCCTTCTCGGTGGAGGCGCTGCCCCGCTCGCCCGTCGTGGCGCGTGAGGCCCAGCTCATCGAAGCACTCGGCCTGCGGTGA
- a CDS encoding metallophosphoesterase family protein — protein MRFIHCSDVHITDDYFALPLRRLGWRRWVALVELTVGGRAKRYARARHALSSIARDVERHAADHFILSGDLTAYALDSEFRGAREALGSLAEDPRRCTIIPGNHDVFTPGSHQKGRFASHFGHLLHSDLPEYRGEGAFPFVRLLGAEAAVVGLLSARVPFTPGLSYGVIGDAQLGALSALLKDPRLEGRAVLVVVHHAPLTRQGHADHWHHGLRDAQALLRLLPGPRHAVLHGHIHQRYHHPATADRPHIFGAGSSTEEGREGYWLIEVSQGRVIGGEMQTPRG, from the coding sequence ATGCGCTTCATCCACTGCTCCGACGTCCACATCACCGACGACTACTTCGCGCTGCCCCTCCGGCGGCTGGGCTGGCGGCGCTGGGTTGCCCTGGTCGAGCTCACGGTGGGGGGCCGCGCGAAGCGCTACGCCCGCGCGCGCCACGCGCTCTCCTCCATTGCCCGCGACGTCGAGCGCCACGCCGCCGACCACTTCATCCTCTCCGGAGACCTCACCGCCTACGCGCTCGACAGCGAGTTCCGCGGCGCGCGCGAGGCCCTGGGCTCCCTGGCGGAGGACCCTCGCCGCTGCACCATCATCCCCGGCAACCACGACGTCTTCACGCCGGGCAGCCACCAGAAGGGACGCTTCGCGAGCCACTTCGGTCATCTGCTGCACAGTGACCTTCCGGAGTATCGCGGCGAGGGCGCCTTTCCCTTCGTGCGATTGCTCGGCGCGGAGGCCGCCGTGGTGGGGCTGTTGTCCGCGCGTGTCCCTTTCACCCCGGGGCTTTCGTACGGTGTCATCGGCGACGCGCAGTTGGGTGCGCTCTCCGCGCTGCTGAAGGACCCGAGGCTGGAGGGCCGCGCGGTGCTCGTCGTGGTCCACCACGCGCCGCTGACGCGGCAGGGACACGCGGACCACTGGCACCATGGGCTGCGTGACGCGCAGGCGCTGCTCAGGCTGTTGCCCGGGCCTCGCCACGCCGTGCTGCATGGCCACATCCATCAGCGCTATCACCACCCGGCCACCGCGGATCGCCCACACATCTTCGGCGCGGGCTCCTCCACCGAAGAAGGCCGGGAGGGCTACTGGCTCATTGAAGTGTCCCAGGGGCGAGTCATCGGTGGCGAGATGCAGACGCCGCGCGGGTGA